A region from the Pochonia chlamydosporia 170 chromosome Unknown PCv3seq00013, whole genome shotgun sequence genome encodes:
- a CDS encoding ribosome associated DnaJ chaperone Zuotin (similar to Coccidioides immitis RS XP_001241284.1) has protein sequence MATVTQVNDLPLPILPEGWSAEKDFKAIGKLSGAVQRSIEPVGPHFLAHARRARHKRTFSEDDRIQAQESAKKVEDADESDESEAEDPMMLQREAKDWKTQDHYKILGISKYRWKATEDQIKKAHRKKVLKHHPDKKAAQGRTEDDQFFKCIQKATEVLLDPVKRRQYDSVDEEADVEPPTKKQLQKGDFYKLWSKVFKSEARFSKTHPVPTFGNSESNKEHVEDFYNFWYNFDSWRTFEYLDEDVPDDNENRDQKRHVERKNANARKKKKAEDNARLRKLLDDASAGDERIKRFRQEANAAKNKKRFEKEAAEKKAAEEAKAQKEAEEKAKADAEASAKADRESAKKAKEAAKNAVKKNKRVLKGSVKDANYFAAGGDASAAQIDAVLGDVELVQAKIDPDEIAALAGKLNGLTVADKIKAVWSDEVKRLVGAGKLKDGEVKTLA, from the exons ATGGCTACCGTAACGCAGGTCAATGACCTGCCTCTGCCCATCCTGCCCGAGGGATGGAGCGCCGAAAAGGACTTCAAAGCTATCGGCAAGCTCTCTGGCGCTGTCCAGCGCAGCATTGAGCCCGTTGGACCTCACTTCCTGGCTCATGCCCGCCGAGCTCGCCACAAGCGTACCTTCTCCGAGGACGACCGCATCCAGGCTCAGGAGAGCGCCAAGAAGGttgaggatgctgatgagaGCGACGAGAGCGAGGCTGAGGACCCTATGATGCTGCAACGCGAAGCCAAGGACTGGAAG ACGCAAGATCACTACAAGATCCTCGGCATCTCCAAGTACCGATGGAAGGCCACCGAGGACCAGATTAAGAAGGCGCACCGTAAGAAGGTCCTCAAGCACCACCCTGATAAGAAGGCTGCCCAGGGCCGCACCGAAGACGACCAATTCTTCAAGTGTATCCAAAAGGCCACCGAGGTTCTCCTTGACCCCGTCAAGCGCCGCCAGTACGACTCTGTCGACGAGGAAGCCGATGTCGAACCCCctaccaagaagcagctccAGAAGGGTGACTTCTACAAGCTCTGGAGCAAAGTCTTCAAGTCCGAGGCTCGATTCTCCAAGACTCACCCCGTACCCACGTTTGGCAACTCCGAATCTAACAAGGAGCACGTTGAGGATTTCTACAACTTCTGGTACAACTTTGACTCATGGCGCACCTTTGAGTACCTCGATGAGGATGTTCCCGATGACAATGAAAACCGTGACCAGAAGCGCCACGTCGAGCGAAAGAACGCCAATGcccgcaagaagaagaaggccgaggACAACGCCCGTCTCCGTAAGCTGCTAGACGATGCTTCTGCCGGCGACGAGCGTATCAAGCGCTTCCGACAGGAGGCCAACGCTGCTAAGAACAAGAAGCGTTTCGAAAAGgaggccgccgagaagaaggctgctgaggaggccaaggctcagaaggaagccgaggagaaggccaaggccgaTGCTGAGGCTAGTGCCAAGGCGGACCGAGAGTCTgcaaagaaggccaaggaggctgCTAAGAATGCCGTCAAGAAGAACAAGCGTGTGCTCAAGGGCTCCGTCAAGGATGCCAACTACTTTGCTGCCGGTGGCGATGCTTCTGCTGCCCAGATTGACGCTGTCCTGGGTGACGTCGAGCTTGTTCAGGCCAAGATTGACCCTGATGAGattgctgctcttgctggAAAGCTGAATGGTCTTACTGTTGCTGATAAGATCAAGGCTGTTTGGTCCGACGAGGTTAAGAGACTTGTTGGCgctggcaagctcaaggatgGTGAAGTCAAGACTCTTGCGTAA
- a CDS encoding Complex 1 LYR protein (similar to Metarhizium robertsii ARSEF 23 XP_007826278.1) has translation MALAAYRNLMRAARIAFQGDAPILAAAQQQIRHEFQQKSSLNSSDASTQEAIQHAQEVANFLKANVVQGKRMEEGDNMYKLRIHEHTERGDNESIKLAGSGTVGGGCCGGSGR, from the exons atggctctcGCAGCATATAGAAACTTGATGCGCGCAGCCCGCATCGCCTTTCAAG GCGATGCCCCGATTCTGGCTGCCGCTCAGCAACAAATCCGCCACGAATTCCAACAAAAATCCTCTCTCAACTCATCCGACGCCTCTACGCAAGAAGCTATCCAACATGCGCAAGAGGTTGCCAACTTTCTGAAAGCGAATGTCGTCCAGGGAAAGCGCATGGAGGAAGGAGACAACATGTACA AACTACGAATCCATGAACATACAGAAAGAGGCGACAACGAGAGTATAAAACTTGCCGGGAGTGGCACCGTAGGTGGTGGCTGCTGCGGAGGCAGTGGCAGATGA
- a CDS encoding pre-mRNA splicing factor slt11 (similar to Cordyceps militaris CM01 XP_006673855.1), producing MPPQIKQDLNRSGWESTDFPSVCENCLPENPYVKMVKEDYGAECKLCTRPFTVFSWNGADRAQGRRKKTNICLTCARLKNCCQSCMLDLSFGLPIAVRDAALKMVAPGPQSDINREYFAQNNEKLIEDGKAGTEEYEKTDDKARELLQRLANSKPYFRKGRAVNESEVAGNSSGGSVAVGAGQGGPGPIRTRDSRAAAAAGARPRGGKGRQAFPSAAQLPPSEKDWLPPDDKNIMSLFVTGVEDDLPEFKLREFFKAHGKIKSLVCSHMSHCAFVNYETRDGAEKAALACRGRAVIAGCPLRVRWGQPKAIGTMNKEERGQMLRDARAGVARKPQQRAIEGGAQAANQALPPPPSAVAAPPGADDTPNYASLSGD from the exons ATGCCGCCGCAAATCAAACAGGACCTGAACAGGTCAGGATGGGAAAGCACTGATTTCCCTTCAGTCTGTGAAAACTGTTTACCAGAGAACCCATATGTGAAGATGGTGAAGGAAGATTATGGTGCAGAATGCAAATTG TGTACAAGACCATTTACCGTATTTAGCTGGAACGGTGCCGACCGAGCTCAAGGCCGACGAAAGAAGACCAATATTTGCTTGACTTGCGCGCGACTGAAGAACTGCTGCCAGAGCTGTATGCTCGACCTCTCCTTTGGGCTGCCCATTGCAGTGCGTGATGCTGCGCTCAAGATGGTTGCGCCTGGCCCCCAATCCGATATCAACAGAGAATACTTTGCCCAGAACAACGAAAAGCtcattgaagatggcaaggcTGGGACCGAGGAGTACGAAAAGACGGACGACAAAGCGCGAGAGCTTCTGCAACGCTTGGCAAACAGCAAACCATATTTCAGAAAAGGCCGAGCCGTCAACGAATCCGAAGTAGCAGGCAACAGTTCCGGCGGCAGCGTCGCGGTTGGGGCTGGACAAGGTGGCCCTGGCCCCATTCGCACTCGAGACAGTAGggctgcggcggcagcggGTGCCAGGCCGCGAGGTGGAAAGGGACGACAAGCATTCCCCAGCGCTGCGCAATTACCTCCGAGCGAGAAGGATTGGCTCCCACCCGATGACAAGAATATCATGTCACTGTTTGTTACAGGTGTGGAGGACGACCTGCCCGAGTTCAAGTTGCGCGAATTCTTCAAGGCTCATGGCAAAATCAAGAGTTTAGTGTGTTCGCACATGTCCCACTGCGCGTTTGTCAATTACGAAACCAGAGACGGAGCCGAAAAGGCTGCTTTGGCATGCCGTGGCAGAGCCGTTATTGCCGGCTGTCCATTGCGCGTTCGATGGGGTCAGCCCAAGGCAATTGGCACAATGAACAAGGAAGAGAGAGGACAAATGCTTCGCGACGCTCGCGCTGGTGTAGCAAGAAAACCACAACAGCGGGCTATCGAAGGCGGTGCTCAAGCGGCGAACCAAGCGCTGCCGCCTCCACCTTCGGCAGTCGCAGCTCCTCCTGGTGCTGATGACACGCCAAACTATGCGAGCCTTTCTGGAGACTAA
- a CDS encoding sterol 24-C-methyltransferase (similar to Aspergillus terreus NIH2624 XP_001211350.1) yields the protein MVAATSSLEREDHARDAAFNKALHGKSAQARGGIAAMFSKGGDAKKAAVDEYFKHWDNKPAENETAEERAARTAEYATLTRHYYNLATDLYEYGWGQSFHFCRFSHGEPFYQAIARHEHYLAHSMGIKEGMKVLDVGCGVGGPAREIAKFTGAHITGLNNNDYQIDRATHYAHKEGLSKQLSFVKGDFMQMSFDENTFDAVYAIEATVHAPTLEGIYSQIFRVLKPGGVFGVYEWLMTDEYDNDNMRHREIRLGIEQGDGISNMCKVSEGLDAMKAAGFELLRAEDLADRPDPLPWYWPLSGELRYIQSMGDIFTIVRMTTWGRTIAHNLAGLLETLRLAPAGTKKTADSLALAADCLVAGGREKLFTPMYLMVGRKPAQ from the exons ATGGTTGCCGCTACTTCAAGCCTCGAGCGTGAGGACCACGCCCGCGATGCCGCCTTCAACAAGGCTCTGCACGGCAAGTCTGCCCAGGCTCGCGGTGGTATTGCTGCCATGTTCTCCAAGGGCGGCGatgccaagaaggctgctgttgacgagtatTTCAAACACTGGGACAACAAGCCTGCCGAGAACGAGACTGCAGAGGAGCGTGCT GCTCGTACTGCCGAGTACGCCACTTTGACGAGACA CTACTACAATCTTGCCACTGATTTGTACGAATATGGCTGGGGCCAGTCCTTCCACTTCTGCCGCTTCTCCCACGGAGAGCCGTTCTACCAGGCCATCGCCCGTCACGAGCACTACCTCGCCCACAGCATGGGAATCAAGGAGGGAATGAAGGTCCTCGATGTTGGCTGCGGCGTCGGTGGCCCCGCCCGCGAGATTGCCAAGTTCACCGGTGCTCACATCACTGGCTTGAACAACAACGATTACCAGATTGACCGAGCCACTCACTACGCACACAAGGAGGGTCTGTCCAAGCAGCTGTCCTTTGTCAAGGGCGACTTCATG CAAATGTCCTTCGATGAGAACACCTTTGACGCTGTCTATGCCATTGAGGCTACCGTCCATGCGCCCACCCTCGAGGGTATCTACAGCCAGATCTTCCGCGTCCTGAAGCCGGGCGGTGTCTTTGGTGTGTATGAGTGGCTCATGACCGACGAGTACGACAACGACAATATGCGCCACCGCGAGATCCGACTGGGTATCGAGCAAGGTgacggcatctccaacatgTGCAAAGTTAGCGAGGGCCTCGACGCCATGAAGGCAGCCGGTTTCGAGCTCTTGCGTGCTGAGGATCTTGCCGACCGCCCTGATCCCCTCCCCTGGTACTGGCCTCTGTCTGGTGAGCTCCGCTACATCCAGTCCATGGGTGACATCTTCACCATTGTCCGCATGACCACATGGGGCCGCACCATCGCCCACAACCTGGCTGGTCTTTTGGAGACTCTGCGTCTGGCTCCTGCCGGTACCAAGAAGACTGCTGACAGTCTGGCTCTTGCCGCCGACTGCctggttgctggtggtcgtGAGAAGCTCTTCACCCCCATGTACCTCATGGTGGGACGCAAGCCTGCTCAGTAA
- a CDS encoding parp domain-containing protein (similar to Colletotrichum gloeosporioides Nara gc5 XP_007286436.1) gives MTDTNLSEDHLIQLSAIRDEETDELFAAGHISQDDRWDASLNGTATFKYDEMTLHITPGPLYPVAPVSWDIVNHTMSIDAVDGLRRRLREIVQGTALENSPERFRIWFDQYDGTDFAYTKVATLLVEETVRQVEAFRAERMSRSPGRTPQLKGALPFEMKAGVDISTLSSSELAMRYFRKTPQEIAKLVPAGYRIQHMEEVLRKDLAIKFDNHREKLREDLSQLPIRTLRRYVPPELCHSNRLDDYVDHLSKPHITYHGTQRRFVTSIVQHGFLRPGMKNPATNREHGVRCGATYGRGIYSSPDPLFSLAYSDWWCTKTQPDEYFGLKLLVCATIMGRSRVLFREDNWRTQDHPYWGADSHVGNNNLEYIVFRPEQIIPVYVIHLDWGESNVDYFEDTPDDPSHWLTAQRHKKLHPKLDKEVQYAGDKQRAKAAVLAKAAKYFPYGFGPATGSKFIVEEVGEVSEDEEEYGEYQELRVQEKNHDLDSDYWSWEKYGEIEDGADIVREADEYGHQVRTYGPAWESIPLPGVEVTRGFEEDDEFCLEGMMKEAE, from the coding sequence ATGACCGATACAAATCTCTCGGAAGACCACCTCATTCAACTCTCAGCCATACGCGATGAGGAAACCGACGAGCTCTTTGCCGCCGGGCACATCAGCCAAGACGACCGCTGGGACGCCTCACTAAACGGTACTGCTACATTTAAGTACGATGAGATGACCCTTCACATCACTCCTGGCCCATTATACCCCGTCGCACCAGTCTCTTGGGATATAGTCAATCACACCATGTCCAtcgatgctgttgatggtCTCCGTCGCCGCTTGCGAGAAATTGTTCAAGGGACAGCCCTCGAAAACAGCCCTGAGCGATTCCGCATCTGGTTTGATCAATATGACGGAACAGACTTTGCGTATACCAAGGTGGCTACGCTGCTGGTTGAAGAAACTGTTCGGCAGGTAGAGGCTTTCCGAGCTGAGAGAATGAGTCGCAGCCCTGGCCGAACACCTCAACTCAAGGGTGCTTTGCCATTCGAGATGAAAGCTGGCGTGGATATTTCTACACTATCATCCAGTGAATTGGCAATGAGATATTTCAGAAAGACACCACAGGAGATTGCGAAACTTGTTCCTGCAGGTTATCGCATCCAGCACATGGAGGAAGTCCTGCGCAAGGACCTAGCCATCAAATTTGACAATCATCGCGAGAAGCTTCGCGAAGACCTGTCACAACTCCCCATCCGGACACTACGCCGATACGTACCGCCTGAACTATGTCATAGTAACCGTCTCGACGACTACGTTGATCACTTATCCAAGCCTCACATCACTTACCACGGCACGCAGCGACGATTCGTTACAAGCATTGTCCAGCATGGGTTTCTTCGCCCGGGCATGAAGAATCCTGCCACCAACCGAGAACACGGCGTGCGGTGCGGCGCCACCTACGGACGAGGCATCTACAGTTCTCCAGATCCATTGTTCAGCTTGGCATATTCCGACTGGTGGTGTACCAAGACCCAACCGGACGAATACTTTGGTCTCAAGCTACTAGTTTGCGCGACAATCatgggaagaagcagagtATTGTTTCGCGAAGATAACTGGCGGACGCAAGACCACCCATACTGGGGCGCGGATTCACACGTCGGCAACAACAATCTCGAATACATCGTCTTCAGACCCGAGCAGATTATCCCCGTGTACGTCATTCATCTAGACTGGGGTGAGTCCAACGTAGATTATTTCGAAGACACACCCGACGACCCTAGCCACTGGTTGACCGCGCAGCGGCACAAGAAGCTTCATCCAAAGTTGGACAAGGAAGTGCAATACGCAGGGGATAAGCAGCGCGCAAAGGCAGCGGTGCTCGCCAAGGCGGCCAAGTACTTCCCCTATGGATTCGGTCCCGCGACTGGAAGTAAGTTTATAGTAGAAGAGGTTGGCGAGGTGTcggaagacgaagaggagtATGGCGAGTACCAGGAACTGAGGGTGCAGGAAAAGAATCATGACCTGGATAGCGATTATTGGAGCTGGGAGAAATATGGGGAGATTGAGGATGGCGCAGATATTGTGCGTGAGGCGGATGAGTATGGACACCAGGTGAGGACGTATGGGCCTGCGTGGGAGTCTATTCCTTTGCCGGGGGTGGAGGTGACGCGAGGGtttgaggaggatgatgagtttTGTTTGGAAGGaatgatgaaggaggcggaGTAG
- a CDS encoding myosin-crossreactive antigen (similar to Capronia coronata CBS 617.96 XP_007720020.1): protein MYYSSGNYEAFARPSKPEGIDNKHAWIVGSGLAGLSVAAFLIRDAQMPGKSITILEELHIPGGALDGLKVPEKGFVIRGGREMEAHFECLWDLFRSVPSIEEEGASVLDEFYWLNKRDPNYSLQRATVNRGQDAQTGKLFTLSETAQKQVTKLFLASRQEVQNKRIDEVFGKDFFESNFWLYWQTMFAFQTWHSALEMKLYLHRFVNHIHGLPDFSTLKFTKYNQYESLVLPLHKWLEDNGVTFQFQTTVHDVDFDIAADTKRATYIHWTRDGQKGGKDLSDDDLLFITIGSLTENSHLGDHQTPAKIQDGPAPAWDLWKRIAAKSKDFGRPEVFCGNIPATKWQSATVTTLDRRIPEYIQKICKRDPFSGKVVTGGIVTVRDSNWLLSWTVNRQPHFKNQPKDQIVVWLYSLLTEKPGNYVKKSMQDCTGEEITQEWLFHLGVPESDIASLAAEGAKCVPVMMPYVTSFFMPRQAGDRPDVVPSGSKNFAFIGQFAETTRDTIFTTEYSVRTGMESVYQLAGVDRGVPEVFASTYDVRHLLNAACQLRDGKELITWMPERIRKLLFEKLEKTQVGQLLHAYGLI from the coding sequence ATGTACTACAGCAGCGGCAACTACGAAGCCTTTGCCAGGCCATCCAAGCCTGAAggcattgacaacaaacaTGCCTGGATTGTGGGCTCCGGTTTAGCTGGTCTATCAGTAGCAGCTTTCCTAATTCGCGATGCGCAAATGCCCGGCAAAAGCATCACCATCCTGGAAGAGCTACATATTCCCGGCGGCGCACTGGACGGACTCAAAGTCCCCGAAAAGGGCTTCGTTATTCGCGGCGGTCGCGAAATGGAAGCTCATTTCGAGTGCCTCTGGGATCTCTTCCGCTCTGTGCCATCCATCGAAGAGGAGGGAGCCAGTGTCTTAGACGAGTTCTACTGGCTAAACAAGCGTGATCCAAACTATTCCCTGCAGCGGGCGACTGTTAATCGTGGCCAGGATGCCCAGACGGGGAAGCTCTTCACGTTGAGTGAAACGGCACAGAAACAAGTGACCAAATTGTTCTTGGCGTCGAGGCAAGAGGTGCAAAATAAGAGAATCGACGAGGTGTTTGGGAAGGACTTCTTTGAGAGCAACTTTTGGCTCTACTGGCAGACCATGTTTGCGTTCCAGACATGGCATTCTGCACTTGAGATGAAGCTGTATCTCCACCGGTTTGTGAATCATATTCACGGACTGCCCGACTTTTCTACGCTCAAATTCACAAAGTACAATCAGTACGAATCTTTGGTTCTGCCACTGCACAAGTGGTTGGAAGACAACGGCGTTACCTTTCAGTTCCAAACCACAGTGCACGATGTGGATTTCGACATTGCAGCAGACACGAAGAGGGCAACGTACATTCACTGGACGCGAGACGGCCAAAAGGGCGGCAAAGATCTCAGCGACGATGATTTGCTCTTCATCACTATAGGCTCCTTGACGGAGAACTCTCACCTCGGAGACCACCAAACGCCCGCGAAAATTCAAGACGGTCCTGCGCCAGCATGGGATCTCTGGAAGCGTATAGCAGCGAAGAGCAAGGATTTCGGTCGCCCAGAAGTATTCTGCGGCAATATCCCAGCAACGAAATGGCAGTCCGCAACGGTGACCACCTTGGATCGTCGGATCCCAGAATACATTCAAAAGATTTGCAAGCGAGACCCGTTCAGtggcaaagtcgtcaccGGAGGCATCGTCACAGTACGAGACTCCAACTGGCTTCTAAGCTGGACGGTGAATCGACAACCTCACTTCAAGAACCAGCCCAAGGACCAGATTGTGGTCTGGCTATACAGCCTTCTCACCGAAAAGCCGGGGAACTACGTCAAAAAGTCCATGCAGGACTGCACCGGAGAAGAAATTACGCAAGAGTGGCTATTCCACCTTGGTGTCCCGGAGTCTGACATAGCGTCACTTGCTGCTGAGGGCGCCAAATGCGTGCCCGTGATGATGCCATACGTCACGTCGTTCTTCATGCCTCGTCAGGCTGGTGACCGTCCTGATGTTGTGCCGTCGGGATCAAAGAACTTTGCCTTTATCGGACAGTTCGCCGAGACGACGCGAGACACCATTTTCACTACCGAGTACTCCGTCCGAACGGGTATGGAGTCCGTCTACCAGCTTGCTGGAGTAGACAGGGGTGTACCCGAGGTCTTTGCATCAACATATGATGTAAGACACTTGCTGAATGCGGCGTGTCAATTAAGGGATGGAAAGGAGCTCATCACGTGGATGCCCGAGAGAATACGCAAGCTTCTctttgagaagttggagaagacgcAGGTTGGGCAGCTTCTCCACGCGTACGGTTTGATATAG
- a CDS encoding cell wall galactomannoprotein Mp2/allergen F17-like protein (similar to Metarhizium robertsii ARSEF 23 XP_007826270.1): MKASTVAAILVAASRVRAQISVLTGALSKVSDGVQALDNATTSFDIDAIKSRGDALISTISSQRTAVNASKAITIADALGLNGPVQRQNDDFETLVTDLKAKRPQIEKANACKDVHSRITKINDGSLALIEGIIAKVPQEAQSIVRQVATGTTRTLNDAGSAFSESNCKNSGPTTTTSVSTTTPTSTPTETGGSESKKTPIGGIVGGVVGGVAAIGAIGLAAFIFLRRKRQQKLKEERENAVELDTENNSNKPKPPEKDYKELSAEETEKKELSADETARKELCADGTEKKEMCAEETAIHEAPDNARYELE, from the coding sequence ATGAAGGCCTCAACTGTTGCAGCGATTCTCGTCGCCGCCAGCAGAGTCCGTGCCCAAATCAGCGTTCTTACGGGGGCGTTGTCAAAGGTGTCTGATGGCGTTCAGGCTCTTGACAATGCTACAACGAGCTTCGATATTGACGCCATAAAGTCCAGGGGCGACGCGCTCATCTCGACCATATCCTCGCAACGGACTGCGGTTAATGCCTCAAAGGCTATTACAATTGCCGATGCTTTGGGGTTGAATGGCCCTGTTCAGCGGCAAAATGACGACTTCGAAACTCTTGTCACCGACTTGAAAGCCAAGCGGCCTCAGATTGAAAAGGCTAATGCCTGTAAGGATGTTCACTCGAGAATTACCAAAATTAATGATGGCTCTTTGGCCCTCATTGAaggcatcatcgccaaagtTCCCCAGGAAGCACAAAGCATTGTTCGACAGGTTGCTACCGGCACAACCAGAACCCTAAACGACGCTGGCTCAGCATTTTCGGAATCCAACTGCAAGAACTCTGGGCCCACGACAACGACTTCCGTCTCGACGACCACCCCTACTTCAACGCCAACTGAGACGGGCGGCAGCGAGTCGAAGAAAACGCCAATCGGAGGAATAGTaggtggtgttgtcggcGGCGTGGCTGCAATCGGAGCGATTGGTCTCGCggccttcatcttccttcGACGAAAGAGACAGCAGAAATTAAAGGAGGAGCGCGAGAATGcggttgaacttgacacCGAGAACAACTCTAATAAGCCGAAACCGCCGGAGAAGGACTACAAGGAGCTGTCTGCTGAagagacggagaagaaggagttGTCTGCTGATGAAACTGCCCGAAAGGAGCTTTGCGCGGATGGCAcggaaaagaaggaaatgtGCGCCGAGGAGACTGCAATTCATGAGGCGCCTGACAATGCGAGATATGAGTTGGAGTGA
- a CDS encoding TPR domain-containing protein (similar to Aspergillus clavatus NRRL 1 XP_001275832.1) has translation MSYTKYPFNLGQHGRRVSTASPEAQGWFNLGLNWCLGFNHEEAIVCFENALNADPNCVMAHWGVAYASGPFYNLIWREMGEHEAAKAITRARNHISTAHSLATHATAVENALVKAIEARFKSSGPVPVVEYDQWDDDYAAAMRCVCETFPEDDDVMALFVEALITRTPRRLWDMKTGLPAAGADTLEAMAICKKSIAHNNAVGKPQHPGILHLYIHVMEMSHSPEDAMASADTLTTLCPDAGHLNHMPGHVFMLCGQYEKAKKASEAAILADDMYAAHGGSNNFYVTARCHDIHLMMSTCMFLGQYEPAMKAARKMRSVITRDILTTPNRPKLTMLTEGYYAMAVHVLVRFGRWQDIIDAPLPDEPELYLITTAMQHYARGVAYASLKKIEEAERERTRFQEGVKRVPPERRFLNNPAVDMLAVGESMLNGELEYHKGNYSKAYEHLREAVRRDDNLRYTEPWAWMHPPRHALGALLLAQGHVDEAEKTYRGDLGLTQELQRCSQHPDNIWSLRGLVECLERRGETDELPALREKLANVVKLADVEVPSSCMCRT, from the coding sequence ATGTCTTACACCAAATACCCTTTCAATCTTGGGCAACATGGACGGCGTGTGTCAACCGCCTCACCCGAGGCACAAGGCTGGTTCAACCTAGGTCTAAACTGGTGTCTCGGCTTCAACCACGAAGAGGCCATCGTGTGCTTTGAGAATGCACTCAACGCAGACCCAAACTGTGTCATGGCCCATTGGGGTGTTGCCTATGCATCCGGCCCGTTTTATAACCTCATTTGGCGCGAAATGGGAGAACACGAGGCAGCTAAAGCAATCACACGAGCCAGAAATCACATCAGCACGGCACACTCTCTGGCCACCCATGCCACAGCTGTTGAGAACGCGCTTGTCAAGGCCATCGAAGCTCGATTTAAATCATCGGGTCCAGTGCCTGTTGTCGAATACGATCAATGGGATGACGATTATGCAGCGGCGATGCGGTGCGTCTGCGAAACGTTTccagaagatgacgacgTGATGGCGTTGTTTGTGGAAGCGCTCATTACTCGCACTCCACGTCGACTTTGGGATATGAAGACGGGATTGCCTGCGGCGGGAGCTGATACACTAGAAGCTATGGCTATCTGCAAAAAGAGTATAGCCCACAACAACGCTGTAGGTAAACCACAGCATCCTGGCATTCTTCACCTGTATATCCATGTGATGGAAATGTCTCATAGTCCAGAAGATGCCATGGCTTCCGCAGATACTCTGACGACGCTCTGTCCTGATGCAGGACATCTGAATCACATGCCGGGACATGTCTTCATGCTATGCGGACAGTATGAGAAAGCAAAGAAGGCTAGCGAAGCGGCTATTCTTGCTGATGACATGTACGCTGCCCATGGAGGCTCCAACAACTTCTATGTGACGGCTCGGTGTCACGATATCCATCTGATGATGTCAACGTGTATGTTTCTCGGCCAATATGAGCCCGCCATGAAAGCAGCAAGGAAGATGCGATCTGTCATAACGAGGGATATTCTCACTACACCGAATCGACCAAAGCTTACTATGCTAACTGAAGGATATTACGCAATGGCGGTTCACGTGTTGGTACGATTTGGCCGGTGGCAGGACATCATTGACGCTCCGCTACCTGATGAACCAGAGCTGTATCTGATTACCACCGCAATGCAACATTATGCTCGTGGGGTCGCTTACGCTTCGTTGAAGAAAATCGAGGAGGCTGAGCGAGAGCGCACACGGTTCCAGGAGGGTGTCAAACGTGTCCCTCCTGAGCGGCGGTTTCTTAATAACCCAGCAGTTGACATGCTTGCGGTCGGGGAGAGCATGTTGAATGGAGAGTTGGAATACCATAAAGGCAACTATAGCAAAGCATACGAGCATTTGCGGGAAGCGGTTCGAAGAGACGACAACCTCAGATACACCGAGCCGTGGGCGTGGATGCACCCTCCTCGCCATGCACTCGGTGCGCTGCTATTAGCTCAAGGCCACGTtgacgaagcagaaaagACGTATCGAGGTGATCTCGGGCTTACACAAGAACTTCAGCGCTGTTCGCAGCATCCTGATAACATTTGGTCGCTGCGTGGTTTGGTGGAATGCTTGGAACGACGTGGTGAGACGGATGAGCTTCCGGCGCTGAGGGAGAAGCTTGCGAATGTTGTTAAACttgctgatgttgaagtccCATCTTCTTGTATGTGTCGAACCTAG